A portion of the Trachemys scripta elegans isolate TJP31775 chromosome 9, CAS_Tse_1.0, whole genome shotgun sequence genome contains these proteins:
- the LOC117883339 gene encoding receptor-transporting protein 4-like, producing MLLLKRGCKGEGENMKTWQRMFDQKMEWEKPNDTWSLTVEDNLSPQNPERRWHLYQQRKAFARFQCSCCTRHWPSAQVFILFHMHLDRSQRQGQVKMRVCGQKCKKCHGAKFETPTFSQENIERILDKLVLKVREKCYRESIANRDLADPVVEEVVEGPHDTTRCEACALGICYLKIQPYSSSYGFVSPTSPAAASQPGQQAWRGADADSDWKLLCFVVVLLIFAVLFSGK from the exons ATGCTGCTGCTCAAGAGAGGTTGTAAAGGGGAAGGTGAGAACATGAAAACCTGGCAGCGGATGTTTGATCAGAAGATGGAATGGGAGAAGCCAAATGACACCTGGTCTCTCACCGTGGAGGATAACCTCAGTCCTCAAAACCCAGAACGCCGATGGCACCTATACCAGCAGAGAAAAGCATTTGCCAG GTTTCAGTGCTCATGTTGCACCCGTCACTGGCCATCGGCTCAAGTGTTCATTCTCTTCCACATGCACCTGGACCGGAGCCAGCGCCAGGGGCAGGTAAAGATGAGGGTCTGTGGGCAGAAGTGTAAGAAGTGTCATGGAGCGAAGTTTGAGACGCCCACGTTCAGCCAGGAGAACATCGAGAGGATCCTGGACAAGTTGGTGCTCAAGGTCCGTGAGAAATGCTACCGAGAATCCATCGCAAATCGTGATTTAGCAGACCCCGTAGTCGAAGAAGTTGTGGAAGGGCCACATGACACGACCCGTTGTGAGGCGTGTGCTCTGGGGATCTGTTATCTGAAGATCCAGCCCTACTCATCTAGCTATGGATTCGTTAGCCCCACTTCTCCGGCTGCAGCTTCtcagcctggccagcaggcttGGCGGGGAGCAGACGCAGACAGCGACTGGAAGCTCTTGTGTTTTGTGGTGGTTTTGCTCATCTTTGCTGTGCTTTTTAGTGGGAAGTAG